The sequence ACTCCATCACCTCGTACCAGAGAcacctctttcttggatcttatTTTCTTACAATCAACATAGTAAACTACAAAGCATACCCACTTGAAGACATTTGTGAAGCCAAACAACACAACATGAACTACCAAAACCCAAATTTTACTTCCTCCACCATTCAAAGCTAAGAATACATACATTACTCGCAAGATTACTCTCCAAAGAACAAAGCCAGCCATCAAGAAGATTCCAGTTCGGCGATTATCTCCGCTAAGATATGATGAGATCACAATTGCCACGTCGCCTTCTTTCTCTTCCAAGATCGAAATCACAACGCCCATGTCCCAAACAGCGAGCCACTCCAGATATTTCCCCAGCATTGCAACAAACATAATCAAGAATATGATCATGAACAAAGGAGAAGTAGCGCCCATAACATAAACATATAACAGCAATGAAAATAGCCCCAGCAAGGACACCGAGGCGAAAAGCATAGCGTAGATTGAAGTGATCAGAGGTCCTTTAAGCCTTGCGTCCATGACATGTTTGGTGAACATTTCTTTAAGAGATGAATCCGCCTTGTGCCCTGCATAAAGTAGCGACGATGAATTCACCGTGGCGATTGTGCTGATTAGGTCGCACAAATGGAGGATTCCTATGTGGGACAGAACCAGAATCACTAGTTTCTGAGAAATTTTGCCAATTAAATAATCAAGATTGGT is a genomic window of Arachis ipaensis cultivar K30076 chromosome B06, Araip1.1, whole genome shotgun sequence containing:
- the LOC107605321 gene encoding uncharacterized protein LOC107605321 yields the protein MESIISNQILLKEKLGFFGILKEAAKIPFKNLNFIIFTCLTLLPLLYSLSIYESMFTQTIIEAAKVLREEAEAQAKMESDCILCSHLSWVEWTHVTNLDYLIGKISQKLVILVLSHIGILHLCDLISTIATVNSSSLLYAGHKADSSLKEMFTKHVMDARLKGPLITSIYAMLFASVSLLGLFSLLLYVYVMGATSPLFMIIFLIMFVAMLGKYLEWLAVWDMGVVISILEEKEGDVAIVISSYLSGDNRRTGIFLMAGFVLWRVILRVMYVFLALNGGGSKIWVLVVHVVLFGFTNVFKWVCFVVYYVDCKKIRSKKEVSLVRGDGVLSV